The sequence ACGAGTAGCCGGAAACGACGATCGACGGCCCGTTCGATTGGCGGTAGTACAGAGACCGCAGCGATCACGCCGATTCGCGCTCTCGCTCGCTATCCTGGTCGTGTGGTGGCTCCGGCGGCGCGTCCACTCCAGCGACGGTTTTCGTCGTGACGTCCCAGACACCGGGGGAACCGGCGACCTGTAGATACAGCGAATGAAGCTGCACGACCCATCCGAAGACGATCCACAGGTTCGCGTAAACGATCGTTTCCACGACCCGGGTCGGCGTCACTGTTGCAGGAATCTCCGGATCGGCGACCGCTGCGTAGCCGTACACGATCGACCGGGCCGGCAGCAAGAACACGGCAAGTGCGATGGCGAGGAGAATCGGAAGCGGCGGCGCGAACCCGATGAACCAGAGCAGAAAGAAGATCGGGAAAACAGTCACGAACGGTGAGCTCACCGGGATAAACAGCACCCACGTCAGTCCCAGCGTTCGCCGCCAGCCGAGTTCCCGCCAGGATCGCCAGATAGAGCCGACGTGGAGCCGTGTCACCTGTGCCCAGCCCCTCGACCAGCGGATTCGCTGGCGGACCAGGTCCCAGACCGTTTTCGGCGACGACTCCCACACTACCATCTGCTGATCGTACACCACCTCCCAGTCGGTCTCGAGGTAGAGACGGATCGTCAGTTCGATATCCTCGGTGAGAACGCCCTCGGTCCAGCCGCCGACCGACGGCGAGACTTCGCGACGGAAGATCGCTGCCGACCCGGCGAAGTGCCCCGCCTCGAAGACGTCGTCGACGAACGGGTGGTCGATCCACGTGCTGTACTGGCGTTCGAGGCTGACAAATCGCGACAGCTGACTCTCGTCCGGGCGCGCCGCTGCTTTTCGACCCTGAACGACGCCGACGTCGGGGTGATCCCGAAGGTGAGCCAGTCCTCGAGCTACGAACTCGTCGTCGACGAACTCGTCGGCGTCGACGATGAGTGCATACGGCGTCTCCACGTGGTCCCAGGCCGCATTGAGGTCGCCGGCTTTCGATCCCGTCGTCCCCTCGATGACGCGAAGCCGGTCGGGATACTCGGTCTCGAACCGTCGAGCCACGGCGACGGTATCGTCCGTGGACTTCGTTGCCGGGACCACGATGAACGGTAGAGCAGAAAGTGTCTCGAGGTTGTGCTCGAGGGTTTCGGGGAGCACTGGCCCTTCGAAGGCAGCCGCGACTACGACGGTGACAGGCGGGTCCTCGGGCATCGACGGGGGTGGCTCGCGAACCCGTCGGCGAGCGTGCAGGACCTGGAGATACTCGAGCGTCACACTAAGTACGAGAATTCCGAGATATCCGCCGAGCACCCACAGAAAGAGCCCTAGTGCGACCAGAAAGACGGCGAGCACCAGCGCGTTCAACGCGAGAACGATCACGACAGCGTGTTCGACGATGGTCGCGCCGGTACTCGTGAGTACCTCGCTGGCAGTCGGCGGTGGACCTGGAGCGGCGAGCGTCGCGAGGACGATCACCGACGCAACGCCGGCCACGACAGCCGTCGACCGACCCAGGGTGTCGGCAGGAATCAGGATGCCCTCTCGAGCGGTGAAACTCGACGCGACGGCAGCGGCGATGGCAACGATGACGACCACGAGCAAGACGCCCTCCCAGTACCGGGCTTCGGTCCCCGGTTGAGGTGGAATCACTACGTCGACGAGTTGTTGCATCCAGAACTGGTGAACTACCAGTATCGAGAAGCCGACGATGTAGACGATCACGGCGAGGCCGGGTTCAGATGGGATCCACCCGAGAACTCGCGCGCTTCCAACGAAGACGAGACCGTGCCCCACGAAAAGGAGACACCACCGAACGGCACGCGACGCGCTCGAGGGGCGAATTTCGAGGGCGAGCAAGAACAGCTGGGCTGCGGTCGCGTACAGGACGACGCGGACGTCCGTCGGGACGCGAGGAGAGAGCGTCGCGCTGGCAGTCAACGAAAGTGCGAGTAAGCCGACCGCCGCAAACACGACGGGGAGTACGCCACCAGACCGTTGGGCTGTGGTTGCTCTGGCGTGGCGAAGCGCCGCAACGAGCGCGAGAACCGAGAGGATACCTCCCCCAGCGGCTACGAGCACGCCACCCAGGGGGTCGATATCGAGACCCAGGCCGACGACGCCGACGATCGCTACGGCCGTCGACAGGGACCAGACGACTCTGTACAGACTGAGCGACACTCGAGGCGCTACACCGAACGAAAGAAAAAACCCGGGTGGAAACGCGGGTTCTGCGAAGACCCACGCTGTCGATCGTACTTGAACAGTCGCCGCCACTCGATGTATTCCGTTCAGACCGCGCTACCGGGCTGGTACTCGCCGAATTCGTCACGCATCACGTTACAGATCTCACCGACGGTCGCGTACGCTTTCACCGCGTCGATGATGTACGGCAGCAAGTTGTCCTCACCCCGGGCGGCCTCGCGGAGTGCCTCGAGTTTCGCGTCGACGGCCTCGTCGTCGCGGTCTTCCCGCGTCGACTCGAGACCCGCGATCTTGCGGCGTTCGTCTTCTTTGGTGATCTCTTCGACGTCGATCTCGGTCTCTTCTTCGACTTCGAACTCGTTGACGCCGACGATGATCCGCTCGCCTGCTTCGATCTCCCGCTGTCGCTCGAAGGCGGTATCCTGGATCTGTCGCTGGACCCACTGCTGGTCGATGGCCTCGAGCATGCCGCCGCGGTCGTCGACCTCCTCGAGGAGTTCGTAGGCCTCCTGTTCGACCTGATCGGTGAGGCTCTCGACGTAGTAGCTGCCGGCGAGTGGGTCGATCGTGTCGGCTGCACCCGACTCGTGGGCGAGAATCTGCTGGGTTCGGAGTGCAGTTCGCACGGATTCTTCGGTCGGGAGCGCGAGCGCCTCGTCTTTGCCGTTGGTATGGAGACTCTGGGTCCCGCCAAGCACCGCCGCCAGCGCCTGGTAGGCCACCCGGACCACGTTGTTCTCGATCTGCTGGGCGGTCAGCATCGAACCCGCGGTCTGGGTGTGGAACTTGAGCTGTTTGGACTTGGGATTCTGGGCGTCGAAGCGCTCGTCCATGATGTCGTGCCACATCCGGCGGGCGGCCCGGAACTTCGCGACCTCCTCGAAGATGTTGTTGTGTCCGTTGAAGAAAAAGGAAAGCTGGGGGGCGAACTCGTCGACGTCGAGGCCGGCGTCGATCGCTGCCTCGACGTACTCGATGCCGTTACCGAGCGTGAACGCCAGCTCCTGAGCGGCGGTCGCACCTGCCTCGCGGATGTGATAGCCCGAGATGGAGATGGTGTTGAATTTCGGCGTCTCCTCGGCACAGAATTCGAAGATGTCCGTGATGATCCGCATCGATGGCTCGGGCGGATAGATGTAGGTGTTTCGTGCGGCGTACTCTTTCAGCAGGTCGTTCTGGATCGTCCCGCGGAGTTGCTCACGGTCGACGCCCTGACGGTCTCCCACCGCGATGTAGAGTGCGAGCAGGACGGACGCGGGCGCGTTGATCGTCATCGAGGTCGAAACCTCGTCGAGTGGGATTCCATCGAAGACGGTCTCCATGTCCGCGAGTGAGTCGATCGCGACGCCAGCCTTCCCGACCTCGCCGGCGGCCATCGAGGCATCGGAGTCGTAGCCCATCTGGGTCGGCAGGTCGAACGCCATCGAGAGCCCCGTCTGGCCCTGGTCGAGCAGGTAGTGAAACCGCTCGTTCGTATCCTCAGGCGTCGAGAAGCCGGCGTACTGGCGCATCGTCCAGAGCCGTCCCCGGTAGCCCGTCGAGTAGACCCCGCGCGTGTACGGTGGCTCGCCCGGGTAGCCCAGGTCCTCCTCGTAGTCGAGGTCGGCCACGTCCGCTGGCGTGTAGAGTCGGTCGACCTCCTGTCCCCCGGTGTCCGTCGTGAACGTCTCCTTTCGCTCGCCGAAGCGGTCGACGACGGGCTCGACCGATTCCTCGTGCCACTCCTCGCGACCGGCACGAATCTCCTCGAGTTCGTCGGGATCGAACATTAGGAATACCGACGAGACGCCCCGGCTTGAACCTTGATGATTCGTCCGATGGGTACGATCGATCGCCCGGAAAAGCACGAGACGAGAAGCGGCGAGACTCGACGGGCGATCGGGGTCGGTCGCGATGCGATCCCGACCCGTCTGTGTCAGTTACCGGCCCGTATCGTACTTGTACGTCGCCGAATCGGGGTCGATCCCGAAGTCCTCCGCCGTCTCCTCGTCTTCGTGACCCTCGTCGTGGTCCGAAGCGCGTTTGAACGACTCACGGAGGCGTTCGGGCATCCGGAACCGGTCGACGTCGATCGCGTACGGGACGGCCTCGGGATCGACGCCATCGCGTTTCTCCTCGAGGCGTCCCTGCAGCGTCGGCGGGAGGTCGGATTCGTCGATCCGGCGGAAGCCAAACTGGGCGAGGTAGCTCCCCGAGCCGGTCAGCGTGTAGACCGTTTCGAACCCCTCGTCGCCCGCGTACTCGAGGAGGCGTTCGACGACGTGTGCGCCGACGCCCTGGCCGCGCCACTCCTCGACGACGCCGATGCTCGTGAGTTCGAGGACGTCTTCGTCGTCGTCGGTCCGGTGGACGCGAATCCGACCGAAGCCGGCCTTCTCGCCGGATTCCTCGTCGACGGCGACCACGTAATCGCGAGATCGAAACGCCGTCGCGTCGAGACCCAGTGCCTCGATGTTGTCGAGCAGCCAGACCTCCTCCCTGTTTTTCGCGTCCCGTACGTACATACCTGCGCGTACGGAACCTGCGGGCAAAAGAATTTGTGGGCACAGGATACCGTCGACTGCCCACGTCGACTCGAGTCCGGAGCAGTCAGTCGGCAGACAGCGCGTCCTCGAGTCGGTTCTCGATGGTCTCGAGTTCGTCCCGCAGTGCCTCGCCCTCGGGCCCCTCGAGCGACTCGATTCGGTCGGCGATCCCCTGTAGCCGGGAGTACTTCTCGTCTTCGTCGATGCCCGTCTTCTGGGCGTAGACGGTCTCTTCGACGTCGAAGACGTCTGTTTCTTCGAGATCGGTCGCCTCGACGACGACGTCGAGTTTCGAGGGATCGACGCCGGTGACCCACTCGCGGGGGACGCCGTGGTCGTCGAGAGCCGCGAATACCGTCTCGTCGTCCTTCGGTCGTCGGCGCGTTCTGGTCGTTCGACGGACGGTTCCGTACCGACCGTGGAGCGTCTGATCGGGACCGAGTCGCTCGAGGATCGGCTCTCGTGCGGCTTTCCGCAGGCGGTCGGCACCACGCTGGACGTCCGAGGACAGGACGTAGCAGTCGGTCAGTACGTCAGTGTCGAGCCTCGAGAGGTCGGCCTCGTCGACGAGATCGAGGCGTTCGACGAGCGCGGCGAGCAACAGCGCGTCGTCGTGAATGCGTTCGACCTGCGTGCGTGCTTCACTGGCGGGGACGACAAACGGGTTGTCCTCGCCTTCGTCTGCGTCGACGTCGGAATCAGGCTCGTATACGAGTGCGTCGGCCCGGACGGCGAACTCGTCGGCCAGCGAGAGGATCACAGCGTACGGTTCGACGCCCGGTTGTAGCGCGTCGAGGTCGATCCGATCGGTCTCTAGCTGGTCGACCAGCACGGAGAACTGCTCGCGCCAGAGGGGCCGTTCCTCGCCGCTGTCGGCGAAGGAGACGACGATTAGGTCCGCGTCGGTTCGGCGCACGTCGAACCGTCGGTCCGACACCGGCGTGAGGAGTACCGAACCGGGCTCGAGTGCCTCGCACTGCGTTCGAAGGTGGCCCCATCGGTCGTCGTTCATACGGTAGCTACCGCCGCTCGAGGCAAAAAGCGGCCGCCGGCAGATGCCGCGATGACGGCGATGGTGGCTGGCCTCACCGGTTCGGTCCGTCGCGGCCTCTACTGTGACCTCGACCGGAACAAACGTACAACTAAGATGGTTCACCTGATACCGTGTGAACATGCTACACGCGACCGGGCCGATGCTCACCGTCGACGTCGGTGACCGAACGGCCACCGAGACGGAAATCGACGAGTCCCTCGAGACCTACGTCGGGGGGCGAGCGCTCGCCACGGCACTGGCTCACGACCGGATTCCGTTCGACGCCGACCCGTTCGGTCCCGAGAACCGTGCGTACCTCTCGACGGGGCCGCTCCAGCAGTCACAGATGTCCTTTACAGGTCGAATGAACCTGACCGGCCTCTCGCCACTGACCGACGGACTGGCCTCCGCGAACGCGGGGGGATATCTCTCGCGAAACTTCGTCGCCACCGGCATCAGCGTCCTCGAGCTGGTCGGCGAGAGCGACGACCTGCTCGCGATCCACGTCACCGATTCTGGCATCGAGTTCGAGGAAGTTCCAGAACTCGAGGGAGCGACCGTCCCGAAGACCTCCGAGTACATGGCAGACACCCACGGTCTCGGTCCCGACAACTGCGTCGCTATCGGGCCGGCCGGCGAGAACCTCGTGCGCTTTGCCTCGGTAATGACCTTCGACTCGCGGGCGTTCGGCCGCGGGGGGCTAGGAGCGATCCTCGGTGCGAAGAACGTCAAGTGCATCACGTTCGACGGCGACCAGGAACCGCCCCTCGAGATTCCGAACCCGCCGGAGTCAGAGGTCCACCGGGAGGCAGCCACCTCGGACGACCGGATGCGGTCGCAGGGAACTGCCGGCGGGACGGAGTTCATCAACGACTCGTTCTCGCTTCCGACGCGCTACTTCGAGGACTACGAGTTCGAACACGCCGAGGACATCGGCGGGCAGGCCGTCGCCGAGAAGAAGTACAAGAAGGGAGCCTGCTCGGCCTGTGCGTACGCCTGTAAGCTTCCAACGCGGGACGAGGAGACGGGCGTCGAGACGGAGGGGCCGGAGTTCGAGACTATCTACGCCTTCGGATCGATGCAGGGCGTCGGCGACCTCGTGGACGTCATGCGGGGCAACGAACTCTGTGATACCCTCGGGATGGACACCATTTCCGCGGGGGTAACCGTCGCGGCTTACCTCGCCAGCGAAGACGAGTTCGGCAACGCCGAACTGGCTCAGGAAGTCACCGAGAAAATCGCACACAGAGAGGGCGTCGGCGACCTGCTCGCGGAAGGGGTCGACCGCTGTCACGACGAACTCGGCGTCGAGAACCTGACCGTCAAAGGTCTCGAGTTTGCCGCCCACGACGGGCGCGTCCTCCACGGACAGGGACTCTCCTACGCCGTGGCAAACCGGGGGGCTGACCACCTCTACGCCAGCATGCTTCGGCTCGAGTACAGCGGCGAGTTGAACCCGGAAGGAACCCTCGGCAAGGCCGACCGACTCGTGGAAGCCGAGAACGCCGCCGCCTTCCTCGACACCGGCATCATCTGTGTCTTCGGCCGCGACTACGTCACGCCCGAACGGATGGAAGTGCTGTTCGACGCCGACTACGAGGAGCTGCTCGAGGTCGGGGCGAAGGCCGTCGAACTCGAGCGTCACTTCAACAACCAGCGCGGCTTCGACCGCGAGGACGATCAGGTGCCCTACGAGTTGCCGGACCTCGAGGAAGCGATCGACGAGTACTACGCGGCTCGCGGCTGGACGGACGAGGGCGTCGTTTCGGAGCTGTCGGCCGAGCCGGCAGTCGCGGACGACTGACGGTTGGTCGTCCGGGACCGGATCACGATCACGGACCCGACGTGCTCACGACGAGATACCAGCGGAGCAGGAGGCCGATGGCCGGGAACGCTGCCAGAACGACCAAGAGCAGTGCGGTCCCGCCGTACGTGATCGCAACCCCGGCGATCGACGCCTCCGCGGCGGAGTCGCCACTCGAGGACGAGCAACTCGATCGCGGCGACGAGTGGACCGAAGGCGGTCCCGACGTTGCCCGCGACGCCGTGGTAGGCAGGACGGTTCACTGTGAGTGAGAGCCGGGAGTGATCAACGAGAGGCCGGCGGAGTGAGACAGGCTCGCTGTGGCCCCCAGAGGACGAGCGCGAACCCGCCGCCCATTCCCGCCATCGAGGCGTCGACGAGGCGTTTCGAACCGATCCGGTCGGCGAGAGCCTCGCTCGAGAGCGCCGACGCCGATCAGTGCGTAGTCGACCGCGACGACCGTTCCCAGCACGGCCGCGGACACGTCGAACGCGTCGAGCCAGATCACCACGAACAGCGGGATCGTGAGTTCGTAGACGGAAAACGGTGCGTTCCCGAGCATCGTGAACCGGGCGATCGCCCGGTCGGTTCGATTCAGCGTCCGCCCACAGCCGCTCGAGGCCAGACACCGTGCGCTGGCTCGACGCTGGCAGGGGCGAGTCATCCGCCGTAGACCGACGGCACCAGCCGGATCACGTCGCCGTCCTCGAGGTCGGTCGCCAGTCCGTCGAGGTGGACGACGTGTCGCCCGTTCCTCGAGACGACCGTGTCACCTGCGAGTTCCGAGCCATCGTCCGCGAGGATCTCGCCCTCGAGAGCGGGGTACGCTTCCTCGAGTTCCGCGAGCAGGTCGCCGACGGTCTCGCAGTCGGTCTCGCGGACGAGCGACTTCTCGCCGATGGCGTCCCGGAACGGCCCGTAGAAGCAACACTCGAGTTTCACGACCGATGATACGAGGAGCGGTGATTTGTAAGCGACGGTCCCGGTCAGCGGCGGCAATCAGGCACAGCAATCCGTCTCAGTACTCGAGGGTCCGGGGATCGATCCGCGTCGGTTCCGGTGCCGACGCCGTCGCGACGGCGAACGCACCGTGTTCGTCGGGCACCTCGTCGTCACCCGTTAGCACGATCACCC is a genomic window of Natrarchaeobaculum aegyptiacum containing:
- a CDS encoding glycosyltransferase produces the protein MSLSLYRVVWSLSTAVAIVGVVGLGLDIDPLGGVLVAAGGGILSVLALVAALRHARATTAQRSGGVLPVVFAAVGLLALSLTASATLSPRVPTDVRVVLYATAAQLFLLALEIRPSSASRAVRWCLLFVGHGLVFVGSARVLGWIPSEPGLAVIVYIVGFSILVVHQFWMQQLVDVVIPPQPGTEARYWEGVLLVVVIVAIAAAVASSFTAREGILIPADTLGRSTAVVAGVASVIVLATLAAPGPPPTASEVLTSTGATIVEHAVVIVLALNALVLAVFLVALGLFLWVLGGYLGILVLSVTLEYLQVLHARRRVREPPPSMPEDPPVTVVVAAAFEGPVLPETLEHNLETLSALPFIVVPATKSTDDTVAVARRFETEYPDRLRVIEGTTGSKAGDLNAAWDHVETPYALIVDADEFVDDEFVARGLAHLRDHPDVGVVQGRKAAARPDESQLSRFVSLERQYSTWIDHPFVDDVFEAGHFAGSAAIFRREVSPSVGGWTEGVLTEDIELTIRLYLETDWEVVYDQQMVVWESSPKTVWDLVRQRIRWSRGWAQVTRLHVGSIWRSWRELGWRRTLGLTWVLFIPVSSPFVTVFPIFFLLWFIGFAPPLPILLAIALAVFLLPARSIVYGYAAVADPEIPATVTPTRVVETIVYANLWIVFGWVVQLHSLYLQVAGSPGVWDVTTKTVAGVDAPPEPPHDQDSERERESA
- a CDS encoding acyl-CoA mutase large subunit family protein, yielding MFDPDELEEIRAGREEWHEESVEPVVDRFGERKETFTTDTGGQEVDRLYTPADVADLDYEEDLGYPGEPPYTRGVYSTGYRGRLWTMRQYAGFSTPEDTNERFHYLLDQGQTGLSMAFDLPTQMGYDSDASMAAGEVGKAGVAIDSLADMETVFDGIPLDEVSTSMTINAPASVLLALYIAVGDRQGVDREQLRGTIQNDLLKEYAARNTYIYPPEPSMRIITDIFEFCAEETPKFNTISISGYHIREAGATAAQELAFTLGNGIEYVEAAIDAGLDVDEFAPQLSFFFNGHNNIFEEVAKFRAARRMWHDIMDERFDAQNPKSKQLKFHTQTAGSMLTAQQIENNVVRVAYQALAAVLGGTQSLHTNGKDEALALPTEESVRTALRTQQILAHESGAADTIDPLAGSYYVESLTDQVEQEAYELLEEVDDRGGMLEAIDQQWVQRQIQDTAFERQREIEAGERIIVGVNEFEVEEETEIDVEEITKEDERRKIAGLESTREDRDDEAVDAKLEALREAARGEDNLLPYIIDAVKAYATVGEICNVMRDEFGEYQPGSAV
- a CDS encoding GNAT family N-acetyltransferase gives rise to the protein MYVRDAKNREEVWLLDNIEALGLDATAFRSRDYVVAVDEESGEKAGFGRIRVHRTDDDEDVLELTSIGVVEEWRGQGVGAHVVERLLEYAGDEGFETVYTLTGSGSYLAQFGFRRIDESDLPPTLQGRLEEKRDGVDPEAVPYAIDVDRFRMPERLRESFKRASDHDEGHEDEETAEDFGIDPDSATYKYDTGR
- a CDS encoding aldehyde ferredoxin oxidoreductase C-terminal domain-containing protein, giving the protein MLHATGPMLTVDVGDRTATETEIDESLETYVGGRALATALAHDRIPFDADPFGPENRAYLSTGPLQQSQMSFTGRMNLTGLSPLTDGLASANAGGYLSRNFVATGISVLELVGESDDLLAIHVTDSGIEFEEVPELEGATVPKTSEYMADTHGLGPDNCVAIGPAGENLVRFASVMTFDSRAFGRGGLGAILGAKNVKCITFDGDQEPPLEIPNPPESEVHREAATSDDRMRSQGTAGGTEFINDSFSLPTRYFEDYEFEHAEDIGGQAVAEKKYKKGACSACAYACKLPTRDEETGVETEGPEFETIYAFGSMQGVGDLVDVMRGNELCDTLGMDTISAGVTVAAYLASEDEFGNAELAQEVTEKIAHREGVGDLLAEGVDRCHDELGVENLTVKGLEFAAHDGRVLHGQGLSYAVANRGADHLYASMLRLEYSGELNPEGTLGKADRLVEAENAAAFLDTGIICVFGRDYVTPERMEVLFDADYEELLEVGAKAVELERHFNNQRGFDREDDQVPYELPDLEEAIDEYYAARGWTDEGVVSELSAEPAVADD
- a CDS encoding ubiquitin-like small modifier protein 1, with protein sequence MKLECCFYGPFRDAIGEKSLVRETDCETVGDLLAELEEAYPALEGEILADDGSELAGDTVVSRNGRHVVHLDGLATDLEDGDVIRLVPSVYGG